Genomic DNA from Thiosocius teredinicola:
TGAAGCTGGTCAAGCGCTACAGCATCTCGACCGGCCGTATCAACGAACTGCCGCGCCTCAAGAGCAACACGGGCAACTGGGCCAAGGTGCTGAAGAAGCGCCGCGATGCGGTCGCTCACCTGATCGAAAAGGCCGCCGCCGACACCAATCTTCGCCCTGCATTGATCCACGCGGTGATCCGCGCTGAATCCGCCTATCGACAGGACGCCGTATCGTCGAAAGGGGCAGTTGGCCTGATGCAGCTGATGCCGGGCACCGCAGAGCGCTACGGCGTTACCGATCGTTATGACCCGGCACAGAACATCCGTGGCGGCACCACCTACCTGCGTGATCTGCTGCTGATGTTCGAAGGCGATCTCGAACTGGCGGTCGCCGCCTACAATGCCGGCGAGAATGCCGTTATGAAATACGGCAACAAGATACCGCCATACCGCGAGACCCAGAATTACGTGCGCAAGGTCATGGCGTTTTACGAGTCGCTCGACGACGGTGATCGCGTCGCACTGCGCTAGGCAGCAGCGACTCTCTCGGCAAAACCTCACTTTCCGGCTTTGACGCAGCCTGTCTGCGTTCGTAACCTGCTGCCCATCGATTTACCCGGTTCACGGCAGAGCAGGTTGCCGCATGGCGCAAGAACCTTCCGAAACGTCCAACAATCCCGACAAACGCCCGCGGCGCCGATGGGTGAGATGGCTGCGTGATGCGGTGCTGCTGCTTGTCGTGTTCGTACTGATCCAATGGTGGCAGGCGCGCAATCTGGTCGAGGGCGAAGCCCCGTCGCTTGTCGGACACCTGGTTGACGGCAGTCCGTATCAGCTCGATGTGCGCAATGGGCCGGTGCTGGTGCATTTCTGGGCGACCTGGTGCCCGATCTGCAAACTCGAGCAGGACAGCATCGACAGCATTGCCGAAGATCATCCGGTGATCACGATCGCAACCACGTCAGGTACGGCCGACGAGGTGTCCGCCTATCTTGCCGAGCATGAACTGTCGATGCCGGTATTGCTGGACGAGGGCGGCGACATCGGGCGCGCCTGGGGGGTGCAGGGCGTGCCGGCGACCTTCATTGTCGATCAGGAAGGGATCATCCGGCACGCGGGGATGGGCTATTCGTCGGAGATCGGGTTGCGTACCCGCCTTTGGATAGCCGACTGACTAGCCCGAACATTTCACCAGTCGAACACCGCCTTTGTTTTAAGTATCTGGAGCGGCGAGGATATCCTTGAATCGTGATGCGAACGCCACATGTACAGTTTGTACCCGGCGTCGTTCTATTCGGATTCCAGCGGTTTCTCGCTCGCTGCGGCTTGGCTTTCACTCAAGTCATAGCGACGGCTATGACTTTCGCTCCAAGCCGGTACCTCAACGGCTGCGAAACGCGCAGGCTCTGTGAATACTGGTGAAATGTTCGGGCTAGCCGCGCCTCGGTTCAGTCTTCGCCGACGACGCGTTCATCGCGTGGCGCACTCAACAGCTTTTCCGCTTCCACCTGATTTTTCGCAAAGATCAGGCGGCAGTCGCGATTGGGCTCGTCGCTGAGCTCACTGCGTTTGTCGCGTGCCAGCTTGCGCGCTTCTTTGTAGTTGTCGAAGGTCTCGATATGTTCGAGCAACTTTTTGGGACTGTCGGCGTGCTGCGTGATGTAGTACACGAAGTAGGGCATTTCGCTAACCGTTCATGCTTGGATTCGATAGGGACCGGAGTTTACCCCAGCGCGTCGCGCAAGCCGAATCGGTGAAACCCGGCCATCTGCGGGGATGATCGCGACTTCACTCGCTCGGCCGCTCGCTGGCGGCACCTTGCGAGAGGTTGTGCAGGTGCGCCCGCAGTTGCTGCTCGCGAGATTCGTAGAGCGCGGTCACCGCACCGATCTTGAGGCTCTTGCCCAGGCCGTCACGCCGCGCCGCGCCGCTGATGTCGAGCATGGCCAGTTCACTGTCGAAGAACGTCTGCCAGGCCTGTTGGCTGCGGTCGAATGCCAGCCGCTGACGGTTGTCGAGCCGGGTGCGGATAGCACGCGCGAGATCTTCTATGCGCTGCTGCAGTCGGGTTTGCTCCAACTTCTCGCAGCGCGCAATGCCGCCTGGACCGGGGGCGGTGTTGATACAGTCTCGCAGCGACTGGGTTTTGTTCGCCGGCGGTGCCGCGGGCGCGCTCGTCGCCAGCAAGGCGCACACCGCAAGTGCAATCAAGGCTTTGCGCGACCTCAACGCCTTGGTTAGTCTTGTCGAAAAGGGGTTTGCCCTGGGGTACGTTGAATGTCGGAAAGCACCACTGAGCGGAAGATCATCCGTTGGGGTAACCAGGTTTTTGAGTATTTTCATTTCCTTGGCCTGTTTGTCATCGGCGCCTCGATCGTATGGGCGTCGTGGGTCGAGGTGTTGGCGATCATCGAGCATGGCGGCCCCAGTATCAAAGACGTGCTGTTGCTGTTCATTTATCTCGAACTCGGCGCCATGGTCGGCATCTATTTTCAGACCAAGCGGCTGCCGACACGCTACCTGATCTATATCGCGATCACGGCGCTCACGCGAGTACTCGCTGTCGATGCCAAGACCATGGAAGATCGGCATCTGATTGCTGTGACCGCTGCGATCTTGATACTCGCCGTGGCCGTGCTCGTGCTGCGTATCGGAAGTTCGCGTTTCAACGAACGCGATCCGATCGAAAAATAATCCTGACCGGGGCGTACGATGCCAGAGTTTCCCAAAATCCTCACCGCCATTCCCCAACGCCGCTATCAGTTTGGCGATTACAACGTGACCGTGCTCGGTGACATCGAGAGTGGCGACCAGCGTAACTATCATTTCGTTGCGGCATTCGTCAAAGAAGGCGAAAGGCAGCCGCAGCTGTATATCGTGTCGGAGCGATTACCGCCAGGTCAGCGAGACCAGGGCAGCCATGCCTTGCGCGTGATCAACGCGGTAATGGACGAGACCATGGACACGGCTAACCGATGGGGCAATGTCGGCGAGTTTGCCGATCAGGCGCTGGAAATGGGCGGCCAGATGCTGGGGCTTGAGCAGGACACCGCCTATCCCCTGATGTGAGCGTCTTAGCGCGATAACGGTTCTACCGGGCCGGTAGCTCACTGGCTATCCACTGTGCCACGCGCTGTTCCAGATAGTACTCGGCCAACCCCGGCCAACGGCCCCCTACGAAACCGACGTGGCCACCGCGTTGTGGTATCTCGAGCCAGACGTTCTCCGGCAGTTCGTCGGCCTCCGGCGGCGTGTCCGGAAACACGAACGGATCGTTGCGTGCGTGCACGATCAGGGTCGGCACGCGGATTCTCGGGATGAACTGGCGGCTGCTGCATTGTCGATAGTAGTCGTCCGCACCGGCAAAGCCGTGCAATGGCGCGGTAACCTGGTCGTCAAATCGATAGAAATCGGTCAGCGAGGCAGGGTCGATATCCAGCGGCGAAACGATGCGCGAAAACTTGGCGCGATAGTCGGCGACCAGGCTGTCGATGAGGTGTTTCTGGTAGAGACGCGAAAGACCTGAGTCGAGGCGCTTGGCGGCGCGGTCCAAGCGAAACGGGATCGACGCGGCGACCGCGCGTTCGAGCGGTGAGTCGTCGCCCTGTTCACCCAGCCACTTGAGCAGCATGTTGCCGCCGAGTGAGACGCCGACCGCAGCAAACGGTGGGCGACCACTCGCCTCGATGATGTGTTCGAGTACGCGTTGGGCATCGTCGGTCTTGCCGCTGTGGTAACTGATCGGCAGTCGATTCGGCTCGCGGCCGCGACCACGAAACAACATCAGGCAGGTGCGGTAGCCGCGTTGCTGCAGCGCCAGCTTGAGGGCAGGGATGTAGTGCGAACCCAGCCCACCTTGCAGGCCATGAAACAGCAGCACGGTCGGTGCGTCGTGCGGCCCCGACCATGCGAGGTCGAGAAAGTCGCCATCGTCGAGTTCAAGACGCTCCCAATCGATGTTCAATCGGATGCGGCGGCGAAACAGCGCCGGCCACAGCGTCTGGGCGTGCGCCCCCAGCAGCCACCATGCTGGACGAAAGGCACTGTCGATGATCGGCATCAGAGGGTTTCTTTGACCTCGGAGTGGCGGTACAGGCTGGCGTACAGACCATCGTTGCGTAGCAGGTCGTCGTGGCTGCCGTCCTCGACAATCCTGCCGTTTTCGAAGACCAACGCGCGATCCGCCTGGCGGACCGCGCTCAAGCGGTGCGCGATGATCAGCGTCGTGCGACCGCGAAGAAACGATTGCAGCGCCTCGTGCAGGTGCTTTTCGGTGGTCGTATCGAGCGCCGAGGTGGCTTCGTCGAGGATGACGATCTTCGGATCGCTGAGCACCATGCGTGCAACCGCCAGACGTTGGCGTTGCCCGCCGGACAGCCGGATGCCATCGCGCCCGATCAGTGTCTCCAGCCCGTTCGGCAGATCGCGTACAACCTGGGAGAGTTGGGCGATGTCGAGCGCGTTCCACAGGCGTTCGTCGCTGGTGGGTCGGCCCAAGGTCAGGTTGTTGCGCACCGTGTCGTTGAACAGCGCAGGATGCTGCAACACGGTGGCGACATTGTCGCGCACCACGTCGAGCCCGATCTCGCTGACCGGCACGCCGTCGAAACAGACGTCGCCGCGGTGCGGCAGGTAGAGTCCAAGGAGTATCTGTACCAGGGTCGTCTTGCCGCCGCCGCTGGCGCCGACCAGTGCGACCTTTTCACCGGCGTCGATATGCAGGTTGAGCGAGTCGAGCACATCGGGGCCGTCACCGTAGCGAAAGCTCACGTTGCGCACATCGATGCTGGTGGTGCGCTTGTTGTCGAACGGGTTCTGTTTGGCCGGGTAGTGCGGCTCGAGGCCGACGTCCATCAGTTGGTTGATGCGGCTGAGTGCGGCCTTGGCGGCAAGGTAGGCGTACTGGATGTTCAAGATCTCCTGCACAGGCGTCATCATGAACCACAGATAGGCATACACCGCGAGCATCTCGCCGATCGACAGGTCGGAGAACAGCACCATGAACATGGACAGGGCGCGGAACAGGTCGAAGCCGAACAGGAAGACCATGAACGACAGCCGGTTGGCCGCATCGCTCTTCCAGGTGAACGCAGTCGAGCGGTCACGGATCGTTGCCGCCGCATCGATGACACGCTGTACGTAGTGACGCTCGCGGTTGCTCGCACGAATCTGCTGGATGGCATCGAGGGTCTCTGCCAGCGACTCCTGAAAGGTCTGGTAGGCGCTGTTTTCGCGCGACTTCAGCCGCTTCACCCGGCGACCGAAGATGGTGGTCAGGTAGATCACCACCGGGTTGAGCAGCAGGATGAACAGGGCGAGTTGCCAATGCATCCACAACAGCACGAAGGCCGTGCCGACCACGCTGAACACCGCGACAATGAACTTGCTGGTGGTCTGGCTGACAAACTGGTCGATGGCGTCGAGGTCGGTCACCAGATGCGAGGCGACGGTACTGCTGCCCAGCGTTTCGTACTCGGCCATCGAAAACCGTTCGAGGCGGTTGAGCAGGGTGCGACGGATACTGTAGATGACGTCTTTCGAGATGATTGTGAATTCGCGGGTCTGCCAGACGTTGAACACCAGCGTGAACAGACGCAGGATCAGGGTGAGCACCAACACCGCGGTGATATACAGCACAGGGCCGTGCCAGGACTCGGGAAACATGGCGTTCATCGAAGCGACCGCCGGTCCCGGCTGGTCGAGCAGTACTTCGTCGACCAGCAGTGGGATCAGCAGCGGAACCGGTACTGCAGTCAGCGCGCCGAGCACGGCGATAATATTGGCGATGACCAGTTCACGCCGGTGGCGCGCAATCATTTGGATTACTTCGGGCCACGTGTAGACTTGCGAGCGCAAGACGGGATGTTGATCGCGGGGTTCAGCCATGGCGAAAGTCTATCAAAGGCCCGCTTGCTTGCTGTTGCGACATCGCGACGACGCCGGCCAAAAGGAGTGTTTCTTGAAACGGTTGACAATCATTTTCTGCATTTTGCTGCAATGGACGGTCGCGTCGGCGGCTGACGAACCGTCGGCCGGGTATTCCCTGGATGGAAAACTCGTTCAGGGCGGCATGGTCGTTGGGCGTGCCCAGCCGGGCAGCAAGGTGACCCAGGACGGCCAAGCAGTGCGGATCAGCAAGGACGGCGTGTTTCTGCTGGGGTTCACGCGCGACGCACCGGAGACTTCCGCCTTGGAGATACGCAGCGCCGACGGCACTGTGATCAAAGAGACGCTGCAAGTGGCGCGGCGTGACTACAAGATTCAACGCATCGACGGTCTGCCCAAGCGCAAGGTGACACCGCGCAGCGAGGCAGACCTCAAGCGCATCCGCGACGACGTTGTGGCGGTCAAGCGCGCCCGGACGCGTGACGACGACCGCCAGGATTTCCTGGGTGGTTTTCAATGGCCGCTGGAAGGCCCGATTACGGGTGTCTACGGCAGCCAACGTGTGCTCAATGGTGAGCCCCGGCGCCCACACTTTGGCGTCGATGTCGCAGCGCCTGTCGGCACCCCGGTGCGAGCGCCGGCACCCGGGATTGTTACGTTGGCCGTGCCCGATATGTTTTTCTCCGGAGGGACCATGATCATCGACCATGGTCACAAGCTGACATCGAGTTTCCTGCATCTGCATAAACTGCACGCGAAGGTTGGTGACCGGGTGGAGCAAGGGCAGGTTGTCGCCGAGGTCGGCGCCACCGGTCGCGTAACCGGGGCCCACTTGGATTGGCGGATGAATCTGCGCGACCGGCGCATCGATCCGGAATTGCTTGTGCCGCCGATGCCGAATCTGAGTGCCAAGTGAGGATTGCGGTTACCCAGACCACTTATATGAGGTATTTTGTCTGCCTTACATGACCAGTGCCGGCGTGCGCGCCAGCCGCAGGCTTTGATTTGCCACAATCGGCGGCGATTTCCACCGTTACCCGCGGTGTAAACAGGTCATAAAAACCTGTTATATTTGGATTATCTAATATTTTGGGGAAACGAATAAGATGAAGCGGATCGCATGGGCGATTGGCCTGGTGCTCGGCACTTCTGTGGTTTCAGCGGCAGATCTCGCCGAGGTCTACCGGATGGCAACCGAGAACGATCCGGGGCTGCGCGCAGCGCGGGCCACGCGAGACGCGAATCTTGAGGCCAAACCGCTGGCCGAGGCCCAGTTGCGGCCGAACGTGGCCTTGACCGGTGATGCCAACTACCTGAACCAGGACATCAAGGACTCGGTTCGCGGTGCCTACGACGAAGACTACGGTACCGCCGACGCGGCCCTCCAGGTGGTCCAGCCGCTGTATCGCAAGGACCGCTTGATTCAGCTCGAGCAGGCTGAAGACCAGGTGGCCAAAGCCGGCATCGACTACAACGCCGCAGAACAAGACCTGATTCTACGTGCCGCCAACGCCTATTTCGGGGTGCTGTCGGCCAAAGACACGCTGACCTTCGCCGAAACCGAAAAGAAGGCGATCGCCCGCCAGCTCGACCAGGCCAAGCAGCGATTTGAGGTTGGCCTGATCGCTATCACCGGCGTGCACGAAGCGCAGGCGCGCTACGACCAGTCCCGCGCCGATGAAATCCTGGCGCAGAACAATCTCGATAACGCCGTCGAGGCGCTGTTGGAGATCACCGAGCAGAACGCGCTACCTCTGGCCGACCTGCGGCGCAATGTGCCGATGTTGTCGCCTGAGCCGGCCAGTCTCGAAGAATGGAGCAAGACGGCGACCAGCACCAACCCGGGCATCGTCTCGGCCCGGTACGATGCCGACATCGCCCGCAAACAGATCCGTTTGCAGGGCGCGGGCGACTCGCCGGCGGTTGACCTGGTGGGTTCTTATGCCATGGGGCGCTCGGGTTCCGACTTCGGTACCGATCAGAACACGGCGACGATCGGCGTCCAGCTCAATTGGCCCTTGTATACCGGCGGCGGTGTTTCGGCGGCGACCCGCCAGGCACGCTACCAGTACGAAGCGGCGCAAGAGGTGCTGGAGCAGCGGCGCCGTTCGGTGCAGACCCAGGTGCGCAACGCCTACCGAGGCGTCGAATCGAGCATCAGCCGTGTCAAGGCACTCGAGGCCGCCCAGGTGTCGGCACAGAGCGCCCTGGAGGCCACCGAGGCGGGTTTCGAAGTCGGTACCCGGACCCTGGTCGACGTGCTCGACAGCCAGCGCGACCTGTACCGTGCCAAGCGCGACCTTGCCCAGTCACGCTACGACTACATCATCAATACGCTGTCACTGCTGCAGGCGGCCGGCACTCTGAACATGGAAGATGTCACGACGGTGAACGGCTGGCTGGAACAACAGCCCTAGTCGACGCTTTCTATTGGCGCTCGCGCCGCGCGAACATCAGGCTGGTGATCTGCTCGGAGACGATGCCGATCAGGAACGTCAGCAGCGATGTCATGTAGAGCAGGGCGCTCATGTTGGTGAAGCGCGCCTCGGTGATGTAGGTGTAGA
This window encodes:
- a CDS encoding transglycosylase SLT domain-containing protein, with translation MKFAIKTVLAALACGMVLCATASAEVFQYRDAFGRVHLTDKPMRGMKLVKRYSISTGRINELPRLKSNTGNWAKVLKKRRDAVAHLIEKAAADTNLRPALIHAVIRAESAYRQDAVSSKGAVGLMQLMPGTAERYGVTDRYDPAQNIRGGTTYLRDLLLMFEGDLELAVAAYNAGENAVMKYGNKIPPYRETQNYVRKVMAFYESLDDGDRVALR
- a CDS encoding ABC transporter ATP-binding protein encodes the protein MIARHRRELVIANIIAVLGALTAVPVPLLIPLLVDEVLLDQPGPAVASMNAMFPESWHGPVLYITAVLVLTLILRLFTLVFNVWQTREFTIISKDVIYSIRRTLLNRLERFSMAEYETLGSSTVASHLVTDLDAIDQFVSQTTSKFIVAVFSVVGTAFVLLWMHWQLALFILLLNPVVIYLTTIFGRRVKRLKSRENSAYQTFQESLAETLDAIQQIRASNRERHYVQRVIDAAATIRDRSTAFTWKSDAANRLSFMVFLFGFDLFRALSMFMVLFSDLSIGEMLAVYAYLWFMMTPVQEILNIQYAYLAAKAALSRINQLMDVGLEPHYPAKQNPFDNKRTTSIDVRNVSFRYGDGPDVLDSLNLHIDAGEKVALVGASGGGKTTLVQILLGLYLPHRGDVCFDGVPVSEIGLDVVRDNVATVLQHPALFNDTVRNNLTLGRPTSDERLWNALDIAQLSQVVRDLPNGLETLIGRDGIRLSGGQRQRLAVARMVLSDPKIVILDEATSALDTTTEKHLHEALQSFLRGRTTLIIAHRLSAVRQADRALVFENGRIVEDGSHDDLLRNDGLYASLYRHSEVKETL
- a CDS encoding hydrolase, coding for MPIIDSAFRPAWWLLGAHAQTLWPALFRRRIRLNIDWERLELDDGDFLDLAWSGPHDAPTVLLFHGLQGGLGSHYIPALKLALQQRGYRTCLMLFRGRGREPNRLPISYHSGKTDDAQRVLEHIIEASGRPPFAAVGVSLGGNMLLKWLGEQGDDSPLERAVAASIPFRLDRAAKRLDSGLSRLYQKHLIDSLVADYRAKFSRIVSPLDIDPASLTDFYRFDDQVTAPLHGFAGADDYYRQCSSRQFIPRIRVPTLIVHARNDPFVFPDTPPEADELPENVWLEIPQRGGHVGFVGGRWPGLAEYYLEQRVAQWIASELPAR
- a CDS encoding protein disulfide oxidoreductase; protein product: MAQEPSETSNNPDKRPRRRWVRWLRDAVLLLVVFVLIQWWQARNLVEGEAPSLVGHLVDGSPYQLDVRNGPVLVHFWATWCPICKLEQDSIDSIAEDHPVITIATTSGTADEVSAYLAEHELSMPVLLDEGGDIGRAWGVQGVPATFIVDQEGIIRHAGMGYSSEIGLRTRLWIAD
- a CDS encoding phosphate-starvation-inducible protein PsiE, encoding MSESTTERKIIRWGNQVFEYFHFLGLFVIGASIVWASWVEVLAIIEHGGPSIKDVLLLFIYLELGAMVGIYFQTKRLPTRYLIYIAITALTRVLAVDAKTMEDRHLIAVTAAILILAVAVLVLRIGSSRFNERDPIEK
- a CDS encoding M23 family metallopeptidase, translated to MKRLTIIFCILLQWTVASAADEPSAGYSLDGKLVQGGMVVGRAQPGSKVTQDGQAVRISKDGVFLLGFTRDAPETSALEIRSADGTVIKETLQVARRDYKIQRIDGLPKRKVTPRSEADLKRIRDDVVAVKRARTRDDDRQDFLGGFQWPLEGPITGVYGSQRVLNGEPRRPHFGVDVAAPVGTPVRAPAPGIVTLAVPDMFFSGGTMIIDHGHKLTSSFLHLHKLHAKVGDRVEQGQVVAEVGATGRVTGAHLDWRMNLRDRRIDPELLVPPMPNLSAK
- a CDS encoding TolC family outer membrane protein, with protein sequence MKRIAWAIGLVLGTSVVSAADLAEVYRMATENDPGLRAARATRDANLEAKPLAEAQLRPNVALTGDANYLNQDIKDSVRGAYDEDYGTADAALQVVQPLYRKDRLIQLEQAEDQVAKAGIDYNAAEQDLILRAANAYFGVLSAKDTLTFAETEKKAIARQLDQAKQRFEVGLIAITGVHEAQARYDQSRADEILAQNNLDNAVEALLEITEQNALPLADLRRNVPMLSPEPASLEEWSKTATSTNPGIVSARYDADIARKQIRLQGAGDSPAVDLVGSYAMGRSGSDFGTDQNTATIGVQLNWPLYTGGGVSAATRQARYQYEAAQEVLEQRRRSVQTQVRNAYRGVESSISRVKALEAAQVSAQSALEATEAGFEVGTRTLVDVLDSQRDLYRAKRDLAQSRYDYIINTLSLLQAAGTLNMEDVTTVNGWLEQQP